The Prunus persica cultivar Lovell chromosome G8, Prunus_persica_NCBIv2, whole genome shotgun sequence genome includes a region encoding these proteins:
- the LOC18768294 gene encoding laccase-15 codes for MEFNKMSWVLAFLGFMFLGGICKADGATHFYDFVLKETNFTRLCSTKSILTVNGSLPGPTITVQKGDTAFVNVHNQGLYGLTIHWHGVKQPRNPWSDGPENITQCPIPAGTNFTYEIIFSTEEGTLWWHAHSDWSRATVYGAIIILPSANTTYPFATPDAQETLILGSWFKGDVMEIIEDALATGGEPNISDAFTINGQPGHLYSCSNETTYRWLVDFGKTYLLRLINAVMNEEKFLAIANHNLTVVAQDAAYIKPITTPYIMITPGQTMDILVTANQPPSHYYVAATSFVDGNVTFHNGTTTAILEYNGNYSTPSTTPFPTLPDHDDDTAAENFTKQVRALASEDHPISVPLNISTSMYIAVSINERICANSSCAGPDGNALAASLNNISFQTPSTSILQAYYGGNTNGVYATNFPDIPPYFYNFTGDVANNTLYPSFLTRVRMINYGEGVEIVFQGTSIIAPENHPMHLHGFSFYLVGTGSGNFNSTTSPTTYNLVDPPEVNTIGVPKNGWAAIRFVADNPGVWFMHCHLERHASWGMDTVLIVRNGNTSESTIRGPPAYMPPCSNS; via the exons ATGGAGTTTAACAAAATGAGTTGGGTCTTAGCTTTTCTAGGGTTTATGTTCCTGGGTGGGATTTGCAAGGCTGATGGCGCTACccatttttatgattttgtt ctaaaagaaacaaattttacaagGCTTTGCAGCACAAAGAGCATCCTAACAGTGAATGGCAGTTTGCCGGGGCCGACCATCACTGTTCAGAAAGGAGATACTGCTTTTGTCAACGTCCACAACCAAGGATTGTACGGTCTCACAATTCATTG GCATGGAGTGAAGCAACCAAGAAATCCATGGTCAGATGGACCTGAGAACATAACTCAGTGCCCTATTCCAGCAGGAACAAACTTTACATACGAGATTATCTTCTCGACTGAGGAAGGAACTTTATGGTGGCATGCTCATAGTGATTGGTCACGCGCCACTGTCTACGGTGCCATCATTATTCTACCATCTGCCAACACCACTTATCCATTTGCAACGCCAGATGCACAAGAAACACTAATTCTAG GATCCTGGTTCAAGGGAGATGTGATGGAAATAATTGAAGATGCCCTTGCAACAGGTGGCGAACCAAACATTTCAGATGCCTTCACAATTAATGGACAGCCCGGACATTTGTATAGTTGCTCTAACG AAACAACATATCGTTGGTTGGTTGATTTTGGCAAGACCTATCTTCTCCGTTTAATCAACGCGGTGATGAACGAAGAAAAGTTTTTGGCCATCGCCAACCACAACCTGACAGTGGTAGCTCAAGATGCTGCATACATAAAACCTATAACCACCCCTTACATCATGATAACTCCAGGCCAAACCATGGATATTTTAGTCACTGCAAACCAGCCTCCCAGCCACTATTACGTCGCTGCTACTTCTTTTGTTGACGGGAATGTTACATTCCACAACGGCACCACCACTGCAATTCTTGAATACAACGGCAACTACAGCACCCCCTCAACCACTCCCTTCCCGACTCTTCCAGATCACGATGACGACACAGCTGCTGAAAACTTCACTAAGCAAGTGAGGGCCTTGGCAAGCGAAGACCACCCTATTAGTGTCCCCTTAAACATCTCAACGTCGATGTACATCGCTGTTTCAATAAATGAAAGGATTTGTGCAAATTCTTCTTGTGCTGGGCCAGATGGAAATGCGCTTGCTGCAAGCTTAAACAACATCAGTTTTCAGACTCCATCTACTAGTATACTGCAAGCATATTATGG GGGAAATACCAATGGAGTGTACGCAACTAATTTCCCAGACATACCACCTTATTTTTATAACTTCACGGGAGACGTTGCAAACAACACACTATATCCAAGCTTTTTGACAAGGGTGAGGATGATCAACTATGGTGAAGGAGTTGAGATAGTCTTCCAAGGGACCAGCATCATTGCACCTGAGAACCATCCAATGCATCTCCATGGTTTCAGCTTCTATTTGGTTGGAACTGGTTCTGGGAATTTCAACAGTACGACGTCGCCTACGACCTACAATTTGGTTGATCCACCAGAAGTAAACACCATTGGAGTTCCAAAGAATGGATGGGCAGCCATCAGATTTGTAGCTGATAATCCTG GAGTATGGTTTATGCACTGTCACTTGGAAAGGCATGCCAGCTGGGGAATGGACACTGTGCTCATTGTGAGGAATGGAAATACCAGTGAAAGCACGATTCGTGGACCACCTGCTTATATGCCTCCTTGTTCCAACTcttaa
- the LOC18768004 gene encoding putative laccase-9 has product MSWVLACVGFMFLGLCKANGNTYYYDFVLTESNFTRLCETKTILTANGTLPGPTITVRKGDTAFVNVHNQGSYGLTIHWHGVKQPRNPWYDGPENVTQCPIQAGSNFTYEIIFSTEEGTLWWHAHSDWSRATVYGAIIILPALNTTYPFATPDGEETLVLGSWYKGGVNEIIQNALSTGGDPNVSDAFTINGEPGHLYKCSNATTYRWVVDYGKTYLLRLVNAVLNEEQFFAIANHNLTVVAQDAAYIKPITTSYLMITPGQTMDILVVANQTPSHYDVASTPFVDGDVAYNNSTTTAILQYNGSTTPSTIPRAILPDFDDGTAASNFTTQVRALASKDHPISVPLNITHTLFISVSVNERICPNSSCDGPDGNALAASLNNISFVTPSTDILQAYSGAINGVYSANFPHRPYIFNFTGNVRNDTIYPYFGTKVRMIKYGEEVEIIYQGTNMIAAENHPMHLHGFSFYLVGTGSGNFDPNQAPKTYNLVDPPEVNTIGVPKNGWATVRFKADNPGVWFMHCHLERHASWGMATVLIVTNGNTTETSMRPAPAYMPPCT; this is encoded by the exons ATGAGTTGGGTCTTAGCCTGTGTAGGGTTTATGTTCTTGGGTCTTTGCAAGGCTAATGGCAATActtattattatgattttgtt ctGACAGAATCGAATTTTACAAGGCTTTGCGAAACAAAGACCATCTTAACTGCGAATGGGACTTTGCCGGGGCCGACCATCACTGTCCGGAAGGGGGACACTGCTTTTGTGAATGTCCACAACCAAGGCTCATACGGTCTCACCATTCATTG GCATGGAGTGAAACAACCACGAAATCCATGGTATGATGGACCCGAGAACGTAACACAATGCCCTATTCAAGCAGGGTCAAACTTCACTTACGAGATTATCTTCTCCACTGAAGAAGGAACATTATGGTGGCATGCTCATAGCGATTGGTCACGTGCCACCGTCTATGGTGCCATCATTATTCTACCAGCTCTCAACACCACTTATCCTTTTGCAACACCAGATGGAGAAGAAACACTGGTTCtag GATCCTGGTACAAAGGAGGTGTGAATGAAATCATTCAAAATGCTCTCTCAACAGGTGGCGATCCAAACGTTTCAGATGCCTTCACAATCAACGGAGAGCCTGGACACTTGTATAAGTGTTCCAATG CAACAACATACCGTTGGGTGGTTGATTATGGCAAGACGTATCTTCTCCGTTTAGTCAACGCAGTGTTGAACGAAGAACAGTTCTTCGCCATTGCCAACCACAACCTCACAGTGGTAGCTCAAGATGCTGCATACATAAAACCTATAACCACCTCCTACCTCATGATAACTCCAGGCCAAACCATGGACATTTTGGTAGTTGCAAATCAGACTCCCAGCCACTATGACGTAGCTTCCACTCCTTTTGTTGATGGGGATGTTGCATACAACAACAGCACCACCACTGCCATTCTTCAATACAACGGCAGCACCACCCCCTCAACCATTCCCAGGGCGATTCTTCCTGATTTCGACGACGGAACGGCTGCCTCAAACTTCACTACGCAAGTGAGGGCTTTGGCAAGCAAAGACCACCCCATTAGTGTCCCGTTAAACATCACACACACGCTCTTCATCTCTGTTTCCGTAAATGAAAGAATTTGTCCCAATTCTTCTTGTGATGGGCCAGATGGAAATGCACTTGCTGCAAGCTTAAACAACATCAGTTTTGTGACTCCATCCACTGACATACTGCAAGCCTATTCCGG GGCAATTAATGGAGTTTACTCAGCTAATTTCCCACACAGACCTTATATTTTCAACTTCACAGGAAACGTCCGAAACGACACAATATATCCTTACTTTGGGACGAAGGTGAGGATGATTAAATATGGTGAAGAAGTTGAGATAATCTATCAAGGGACCAACATGATTGCCGCTGAGAACCACCCGATGCATCTCCATGGTTTCAGCTTCTATTTGGTTGGAACTGGTTCTGGGAATTTCGACCCTAATCAGGCCCCTAAGACCTACAATTTGGTTGATCCACCTGAAGTAAACACCATTGGTGTACCAAAGAATGGATGGGCAACCGTCAGATTTAAGGCTGATAATCCTG GAGTATGGTTTATGCACTGTCATTTGGAAAGGCACGCCAGTTGGGGCATGGCCACTGTACTCATTGTGACAAATGGAAACACCACTGAAACCAGCATGCGCCCAGCACCTGCTTATATGCCTCCTTgtacttaa